The following proteins come from a genomic window of Lolium rigidum isolate FL_2022 chromosome 5, APGP_CSIRO_Lrig_0.1, whole genome shotgun sequence:
- the LOC124651699 gene encoding clathrin heavy chain 1-like isoform X2, producing MAAANAPIAMREALTLTSLGIAPQFVTFTHVTMESERYICVRETSPQNSVVIIDMAMPSQPLRRPITADSALMNPNTRILALKAQIAGTTQDHLQIFNIEAKTKVKSHQMPEQVVFWKWITPKLLGLVTQTSVYHWSIEGDSEPVKMFDRTANLANNQIINYRCDPAEKWLVLIGIAPGAPERPQLVKGNMQLFSVDQQRSQALEAHAASFATFKVPGNENPSTLICFASKASNAGTITSKLHIIELGAQPGKPGFSKKQADLFFPPDFQDDFPVAMQISQKYGLVYVITKLGLLFVYDLETASAVYRNRISPDPIFLTAESSTTGGFYAINRRGQVLHATVNDATVVPFVSGQLNNLELAVNLAKRANLPGAENLVVQRFQELFAQTKYKEAAELAAESPQGLLRTPETVAKFQSVPVQAGQTPPLLQYFGTLLTRGKLNAYESLELSRLVVNQNKKNLLENWLAEDKLECSEELGDLVKTVDNDLALKIYIKARATPKVVAAFAERREFDKILIYSKQVGYTPDYLFLLQTILRTDPQGAVNFALMMSQMEGGCPLDYNTITDLFLQRNMIREATAFLLDVLKPNLEEHAFLQTKVLEINLVTYPNVADAILANGMFTHYDRPRIAQLCEKAGLYLRALQHYAELPDIKRVIVNTHAIEPQALVEFFGTLSKEWALECMKDLLLVNLRGNLQIVVQAAKEYAEQLGVDACIKLFEQFKSYEGLYFFLGSYLSSSEDPEIHFKYIESAARTGQIKEVERVTRESNFYDAEKTKNFLMETKLPDARPLINVCDRFGFVPDLTHYLYTNNMLRYIEGYVQKVNPGNAPLVVGQLLDDECPEDFIKGLILSVRSLLPVEPLVDECEKRNRLRLLTQFLEHLVSEGSQDVHVHNALGKIIIDSNNNPEHFLTTNPFYDSRVVGKYCEKRDPTLAVVAYRRGQCDEELINVTNKNSLFKLQARYVVERMDGDLWDKVLQPENEYRRQFIDQVVSTALPESKSPEQVSAAVKAFMTADLPHELIELLEKIVLQNSAFSGNFNLQNLLILTAIKADSSRVMDYVNRLDNFDGPAVGEVAVEAQLYEEAFAIFKKFNLNVQAVNVLLDNIRSIERAEEFAFRVEEDAVWSQVAKAQLREGLVSEAIESFIRADDVTHFLDVIRAAEEANVYHDLVKYLLMVRQKAREPKVDGELIFAYAKTDRLSDIEEFILMPNVANLQNVGDRLFDEELYEAAKIIYAFISNWAKLAVTLVRLKQFQSAVDAARKANSAKTWKEVCFACVDAEEFRLAQICGLNIIVQVDDLEEVSEYYQNRGCFNELISLMESGLGLERAHMGIFTELGVLYARYRPEKLMEHIKLFSTRLNIPKLIRACDEQQHWKELTYLYIQYDEFDNAATTIMNHSPDAWEHMQFKDVCVKIANVEIYYKAVHFYLQEHPDLINDLLNVLALRLDHTRVVDIMRKAGQLHLVKPYMVAVQSNNVSAVNEALNELYVEEEDYERLRESVDMHDNFDQIGLAQKLEKHELLEMRRIAAYIYKKAGRWKQSIALSKKDNMYKDCMETCSQSGDRELSEDLLVYFIEQGKKECFASCLFICYDLIRADVALELAWTNNMLDFAFPYLLQFIREYTSKVDDLVKDRIESQKEEKAKESEEKELVAQQNMYAQLLPLALPAPPGMMGGPPPMGGMGMPPMGGMGMPPMGPGPMPAYGMPPMGSY from the exons CTCAAATAGCTGGAACCACACAGGATCACTTGCAAATATTTAATATTGAGGCTAAGACTAAAGTTAAGTCACACCAGATGCCTGAACAG GTTGTGTTTTGGAAATGGATCACACCAAAGTTGTTGGGTTTGGTTACACAGACATCTGTTTATCACTGGTCAATTGAAG GAGATTCTGAGCCAGTTAAGATGTTTGATAGGACAGCTAATTTGGCCAATAATCAGATTATCAACTATCGATGTGATCCAGCGGAGAAGTGGCTTGTGCTTATTGGAATTGCACCTGGTGCTCCAGAG AGGCCGCAGCTGGTGAAGGGAAATATGCAACTTTTTTCTGTGGATCAGCAGCGTAGCCAAGCACTTGAAGCCCATGCTGCTTCTTTTGCAACATTCAAG GTTCCTGGCAACGAGAACCCATCCACCCTCATCTGTTTTGCTTCGAAGGCATCTAATGCTGGAACAATTACTTCGAAGCTACATATTATTGAACTGGGTGCCCAGCCAG GGAAACCTGGCTTTTCCAAGAAGCAAGCCGATCTCTTCTTCCCACCAGATTTCCAGGATGATTTTCCTGTAGCAATGCAG ATCTCTCAAAAGTATGGCCTTGTCTATGTAATCACGAAGCTTGGGCTTTTGTTTGTGTATGACTTGGAAACTGCTAGCGCAGTTTATAGGAATAGAATCAGCCCAGATCCCATATTCTTGACTGCAGAGTCTTCTACTACTGGTGGATTTTATGCTATTAACAGAAGAGGGCAGGTTTTGCATGCCACTGTTAATGATGCAACCGTTGTACCATTTGTCAGCGGTCAA TTAAACAACCTTGAACTAGCCGTGAATCTTGCCAAAAGAGCCAATCTCCCTGGGGCAGAGAACTTG GTTGTGCAAAGATTCCAGGAACTGTTTGCGCAGACAAAATACAAGGAAGCAGCAGAGCTGGCTGCAGAATCTCCTCAGGGTCTTCTGAGGACTCCTGAGACTGTTGCCAAATTCCAG AGTGTTCCTGTTCAAGCTGGGCAAACACCTCCACTCTTGCAGTACTTTGGCACACTGCTTACTCGAGGGAAACTGAATGCCTATGAATCTCTCGAATTATCTCGCCTTGTTGTCAATCAGAACAAGAAGAACCTTTTGGAAAATTGGTTGGCAGAAGACAAGTTAGAGTGCAGCGAAGAACTTGGAGATCTTGTCAAG ACGGTAGACAATGATCTTGCGCTGAAAATATACATAAAGGCTAGGGCAACCCCTAAAGTCGTCGCCGCTTTTGCTGAGAGGAGGGAGTTTGACAAGATCCTTATATACTCAAAGCAG GTCGGATACACTCCTGACTACCTCTTCCTCCTTCAGACCATCTTACGTACAGACCCACAG GGAGCTGTCAACTTTGCTCTCATGATGTCACAAATGGAGGGTGGTTGTCCGCTAGATTATAATACAATAACTGATCTCTTCCTTCAG AGAAATATGATACGTGAAGCAACAGCTTTTCTGTTGGATGTACTGAAACCAAATTTGGAAGAGCATGCTTTCCTTCAAACCAAG GTTTTGGAGATCAACTTGGTGACCTACCCAAATGTTGCTGATGCCATTCTTGCTAATGGTATGTTCACTCATTACGACCGGCCTCGTATTGCTCAGCTGTGTGAAAAAGCTGGCTTGTACTTGCGGGCCCTCCAG CACTACGCAGAGTTACCTGATATCAAGCGTGTTATTGTGAATACACATGCTATTGAGCCACAG GCACTTGTTGAGTTCTTTGGAACCCTTTCTAAAGAATGGGCATTAGAATGCATGAAGGACCTTCTACTGGTCAACTTGAGAGGAAATCTTCAAATTGTTGTGCAG GCTGCCAAAGAATACGCTGAGCAGCTTGGAGTTGACGCCTGCATAAAACTATTTGAACAATTTAAATCATATGAAGGCCTCTACTTCTTCTTAGGATCCTATTTGAGCTCAAG TGAGGATCCTGAAATTCATTTCAAATACATAGAATCAGCTGCAAGGACTGGACAGATTAAAGAAGTTGAGCGAGTTACCAGAGAGTCTAACTTTTATGATGCTGAGAAGACGAAGAACTTCTTGATGGAAACAAAATTACCTGATGCCCGCCCACTCATAAATGTTTGCGACCGCTTTGGTTTTGTTCCAGATCTTACTCACTATCTCTATACAAATAATATGCTCCGGTATATCGAAGGCTATGTACAGAAA GTGAACCCTGGAAATGCTCCATTGGTAGTAGGGCAGCTACTTGATGATGAGTGCCCAGAAGATTTCATCAAGGGTTTGATCTTGTCGGTCCGTTCTCTTCTCCCTGTTGAGCCACTGGTTGATGAATGCGAGAAGAG GAATCGACTACGGTTACTTACACAATTCCTGGAGCACTTGGTGAGCGAGGGTAGTCAAGATGTGCATGTCCACAATGCTCTTGGAAAAATTATCATTGATAGCAACAACAATCCTGAGCATTTCCTGACTACCAACCCGTTCTATGACTCCCGTGTGGTGGGTAAATACTGTGAAAAGAGGGATCCTACGCTAGCCGTTGTTGCTTACAGACGTGGACAGTGCGATGAAGAACTTATCAACGTTACCAACAAAAATTCGTTGTTCAAGCTGCAAGCTAG GTATGTGGTTGAAAGAATGGATGGCGATCTGTGGGATAAAGTTCTACAGCCTGAAAATGAATATAGAAGGCAATTCATTGACCAAGTGGTGTCTACCGCATTGCCAGAAAGCAAGAGTCCTGAACAAGTTTCTgctgctgttaaggctttcatgaCAGCTGACCTCCCTCATGAACTGATAGAACTTCTTGAAAAGATTGTCCTTCAGAACTCTGCGTTCAGTGGAAACTTTAATCTTCAGAATCTGCTCATCTTGACAGCCATCAAGGCGGACTCATCTAGAGTCATGGACTATGTTAACAGACTTGATAACTTTGATGGTCCTGCTGTCGGAGAAGTGGCTGTTGAAGCACAACTCTATGAGGAGGCCTTTGCCATATTCAAGAAGTTCAACTTGAATGTGCAGGCTGTCAATGTTCTGTTGGATAACATCCGAAGCATTGAAAGAGCTGAAGAGTTCGCTTTCCGTGTTGAAGAAGATGCTGTTTGGAGCCAGGTTGCCAAGGCCCAGCTGCGTGAAGGTCTAGTTAGCGAAGCAATCGAATCATTCATCCGTGCAGATGACGTGACACACTTCCTTGATGTCATTCGTGCTGCTGAGGAAGCAAATGTTTACCATGATTTAGTTAAGTACTTGCTGATGGTAAGGCAAAAGGCAAGGGAGCCCAAAGTTGATGGTGAACTCATCTTCGCATATGCTAAGACTGATAGGCTCAGTGACATTGAAGAGTTCATTCTGATGCCAAATGTCGCGAATCTCCAAAATGTTGGTGACCGTTTGTTTGACGAAGAGCTTTACGAAGCCGCAAAGATCATCTATGCCTTCATCTCAAACTGGGCCAAGCTGGCTGTCACCCTGGTCAGGCTGAAGCAGTTCCAAAGTGCTGTAGATGCTGCCCGTAAAGCTAACAGTGCTAAAACATGGAAGGAAGTCTGCTTTGCTTGTGTTGATGCTGAGGAGTTCCGTCTAGCACAAATCTGTGGCCTCAATATTATCGTCCAG GTTGATGACTTGGAGGAAGTCAGCGAATACTACCAGAACAGAGGGTGCTTCAATGAGCTTATTTCCCTTATGGAGAGTGGTCTTGGACTTGAACGGGCACATATGGGCATCTTTACAGAACTGGGAGTTCTCTATGCTAGATACCGCCCTGAAAAGCTCATGGAACACATCAAACTGTTCTCCACCCGTCTCAACATTCCTAAGCTTATCCGTGCTTGTGATGAACAGCAGCACTGGAAAGAGCTTACATACCTATACATCCAATATGATGAATTTGACAATGCTGCCACAACTATCATGAACCACTCACCAGATGCGTGGGAACATATGCAATTTAAGGATGTTTGTGTGAAGATTGCAAACGTTGAGATATATTACAAGGCAGTGCACTTCTATTTGCAAGAACACCCTGATCTCATCAACGATCTTCTCAATGTGCTTGCGCTTCGTTTGGATCATACAAGAGTTGTAGACATAATGCGCAAG GCTGGTCAGTTGCATCTTGTGAAACCGTACATGGTTGCAGTTCAGAGTAACAATGTCTCTGCCGTCAATGAGGCTTTGAATGAGCTATATGTCGAAGAGGAGGACTACGAGAGGCTCCGTGAATCTGTGGACATGCATGATAACTTTGATCAGATTGGTCTTGCCCAGAAG CTTGAGAAGCATGAATTGCTTGAGATGAGGAGGATAGCTGCCTACATTTACAAGAAGGCTGGCAGATGGAAGCAATCAATTGCATTGTCGAAGAAAGATAACATGTACAAGGATTGCATGGAGACATGCTCACAGTCTGGTGATCGTGAGCTCTCGGAGGACTTGCTTGTCTATTTTATCGAGCAG GGAAAGAAAGAATGTTTTGCTTcctgcctcttcatttgctacgaCTTGATTCGTGCGGATGTTGCTCTTGAGCTTGCATGGACGAATAACATGCTTGACTTCGCTTTCCCCTATCTGTTACAG TTCATCCGTGAGTACACGAGCAAGGTAGATGATTTAGTGAAGGACAGGATTGAATCACAGAAGGAAGAAAAGGCCAAGGAGAGTGAAGAGAAGGAACTAGTTGCTCAGCAG AACATGTACGCTCAATTGCTTCCTCTCGCCTTGCCTGCTCCGCCCGGTATGATGGGTGGTCCACCTCCAATGGGCGGTATGGGCATGCCTCCGATGGGTGGAATGGGTATGCCGCCTATGGGTCCTGGTCCGATGCCAGCATATGGGATGCCTCCAATGGGAAGCTACTGA
- the LOC124651699 gene encoding clathrin heavy chain 1-like isoform X1 has protein sequence MAAANAPIAMREALTLTSLGIAPQFVTFTHVTMESERYICVRETSPQNSVVIIDMAMPSQPLRRPITADSALMNPNTRILALKAQIAGTTQDHLQIFNIEAKTKVKSHQMPEQVVFWKWITPKLLGLVTQTSVYHWSIEGDSEPVKMFDRTANLANNQIINYRCDPAEKWLVLIGIAPGAPERPQLVKGNMQLFSVDQQRSQALEAHAASFATFKVPGNENPSTLICFASKASNAGTITSKLHIIELGAQPGKPGFSKKQADLFFPPDFQDDFPVAMQISQKYGLVYVITKLGLLFVYDLETASAVYRNRISPDPIFLTAESSTTGGFYAINRRGQVLHATVNDATVVPFVSGQLNNLELAVNLAKRANLPGAENLVVQRFQELFAQTKYKEAAELAAESPQGLLRTPETVAKFQSVPVQAGQTPPLLQYFGTLLTRGKLNAYESLELSRLVVNQNKKNLLENWLAEDKLECSEELGDLVKTVDNDLALKIYIKARATPKVVAAFAERREFDKILIYSKQVGYTPDYLFLLQTILRTDPQGAVNFALMMSQMEGGCPLDYNTITDLFLQRNMIREATAFLLDVLKPNLEEHAFLQTKVLEINLVTYPNVADAILANGMFTHYDRPRIAQLCEKAGLYLRALQHYAELPDIKRVIVNTHAIEPQALVEFFGTLSKEWALECMKDLLLVNLRGNLQIVVQVILPSFILTFLSRCSFFFSILIIRKPVARLQAAKEYAEQLGVDACIKLFEQFKSYEGLYFFLGSYLSSSEDPEIHFKYIESAARTGQIKEVERVTRESNFYDAEKTKNFLMETKLPDARPLINVCDRFGFVPDLTHYLYTNNMLRYIEGYVQKVNPGNAPLVVGQLLDDECPEDFIKGLILSVRSLLPVEPLVDECEKRNRLRLLTQFLEHLVSEGSQDVHVHNALGKIIIDSNNNPEHFLTTNPFYDSRVVGKYCEKRDPTLAVVAYRRGQCDEELINVTNKNSLFKLQARYVVERMDGDLWDKVLQPENEYRRQFIDQVVSTALPESKSPEQVSAAVKAFMTADLPHELIELLEKIVLQNSAFSGNFNLQNLLILTAIKADSSRVMDYVNRLDNFDGPAVGEVAVEAQLYEEAFAIFKKFNLNVQAVNVLLDNIRSIERAEEFAFRVEEDAVWSQVAKAQLREGLVSEAIESFIRADDVTHFLDVIRAAEEANVYHDLVKYLLMVRQKAREPKVDGELIFAYAKTDRLSDIEEFILMPNVANLQNVGDRLFDEELYEAAKIIYAFISNWAKLAVTLVRLKQFQSAVDAARKANSAKTWKEVCFACVDAEEFRLAQICGLNIIVQVDDLEEVSEYYQNRGCFNELISLMESGLGLERAHMGIFTELGVLYARYRPEKLMEHIKLFSTRLNIPKLIRACDEQQHWKELTYLYIQYDEFDNAATTIMNHSPDAWEHMQFKDVCVKIANVEIYYKAVHFYLQEHPDLINDLLNVLALRLDHTRVVDIMRKAGQLHLVKPYMVAVQSNNVSAVNEALNELYVEEEDYERLRESVDMHDNFDQIGLAQKLEKHELLEMRRIAAYIYKKAGRWKQSIALSKKDNMYKDCMETCSQSGDRELSEDLLVYFIEQGKKECFASCLFICYDLIRADVALELAWTNNMLDFAFPYLLQFIREYTSKVDDLVKDRIESQKEEKAKESEEKELVAQQNMYAQLLPLALPAPPGMMGGPPPMGGMGMPPMGGMGMPPMGPGPMPAYGMPPMGSY, from the exons CTCAAATAGCTGGAACCACACAGGATCACTTGCAAATATTTAATATTGAGGCTAAGACTAAAGTTAAGTCACACCAGATGCCTGAACAG GTTGTGTTTTGGAAATGGATCACACCAAAGTTGTTGGGTTTGGTTACACAGACATCTGTTTATCACTGGTCAATTGAAG GAGATTCTGAGCCAGTTAAGATGTTTGATAGGACAGCTAATTTGGCCAATAATCAGATTATCAACTATCGATGTGATCCAGCGGAGAAGTGGCTTGTGCTTATTGGAATTGCACCTGGTGCTCCAGAG AGGCCGCAGCTGGTGAAGGGAAATATGCAACTTTTTTCTGTGGATCAGCAGCGTAGCCAAGCACTTGAAGCCCATGCTGCTTCTTTTGCAACATTCAAG GTTCCTGGCAACGAGAACCCATCCACCCTCATCTGTTTTGCTTCGAAGGCATCTAATGCTGGAACAATTACTTCGAAGCTACATATTATTGAACTGGGTGCCCAGCCAG GGAAACCTGGCTTTTCCAAGAAGCAAGCCGATCTCTTCTTCCCACCAGATTTCCAGGATGATTTTCCTGTAGCAATGCAG ATCTCTCAAAAGTATGGCCTTGTCTATGTAATCACGAAGCTTGGGCTTTTGTTTGTGTATGACTTGGAAACTGCTAGCGCAGTTTATAGGAATAGAATCAGCCCAGATCCCATATTCTTGACTGCAGAGTCTTCTACTACTGGTGGATTTTATGCTATTAACAGAAGAGGGCAGGTTTTGCATGCCACTGTTAATGATGCAACCGTTGTACCATTTGTCAGCGGTCAA TTAAACAACCTTGAACTAGCCGTGAATCTTGCCAAAAGAGCCAATCTCCCTGGGGCAGAGAACTTG GTTGTGCAAAGATTCCAGGAACTGTTTGCGCAGACAAAATACAAGGAAGCAGCAGAGCTGGCTGCAGAATCTCCTCAGGGTCTTCTGAGGACTCCTGAGACTGTTGCCAAATTCCAG AGTGTTCCTGTTCAAGCTGGGCAAACACCTCCACTCTTGCAGTACTTTGGCACACTGCTTACTCGAGGGAAACTGAATGCCTATGAATCTCTCGAATTATCTCGCCTTGTTGTCAATCAGAACAAGAAGAACCTTTTGGAAAATTGGTTGGCAGAAGACAAGTTAGAGTGCAGCGAAGAACTTGGAGATCTTGTCAAG ACGGTAGACAATGATCTTGCGCTGAAAATATACATAAAGGCTAGGGCAACCCCTAAAGTCGTCGCCGCTTTTGCTGAGAGGAGGGAGTTTGACAAGATCCTTATATACTCAAAGCAG GTCGGATACACTCCTGACTACCTCTTCCTCCTTCAGACCATCTTACGTACAGACCCACAG GGAGCTGTCAACTTTGCTCTCATGATGTCACAAATGGAGGGTGGTTGTCCGCTAGATTATAATACAATAACTGATCTCTTCCTTCAG AGAAATATGATACGTGAAGCAACAGCTTTTCTGTTGGATGTACTGAAACCAAATTTGGAAGAGCATGCTTTCCTTCAAACCAAG GTTTTGGAGATCAACTTGGTGACCTACCCAAATGTTGCTGATGCCATTCTTGCTAATGGTATGTTCACTCATTACGACCGGCCTCGTATTGCTCAGCTGTGTGAAAAAGCTGGCTTGTACTTGCGGGCCCTCCAG CACTACGCAGAGTTACCTGATATCAAGCGTGTTATTGTGAATACACATGCTATTGAGCCACAG GCACTTGTTGAGTTCTTTGGAACCCTTTCTAAAGAATGGGCATTAGAATGCATGAAGGACCTTCTACTGGTCAACTTGAGAGGAAATCTTCAAATTGTTGTGCAGGTAATCCTACCGAGTTTCATTTTAACTTTTCTTTCCCgttgctctttttttttctctattcTAATTATCAGAAAACCTGTGGCACGTCTGCAGGCTGCCAAAGAATACGCTGAGCAGCTTGGAGTTGACGCCTGCATAAAACTATTTGAACAATTTAAATCATATGAAGGCCTCTACTTCTTCTTAGGATCCTATTTGAGCTCAAG TGAGGATCCTGAAATTCATTTCAAATACATAGAATCAGCTGCAAGGACTGGACAGATTAAAGAAGTTGAGCGAGTTACCAGAGAGTCTAACTTTTATGATGCTGAGAAGACGAAGAACTTCTTGATGGAAACAAAATTACCTGATGCCCGCCCACTCATAAATGTTTGCGACCGCTTTGGTTTTGTTCCAGATCTTACTCACTATCTCTATACAAATAATATGCTCCGGTATATCGAAGGCTATGTACAGAAA GTGAACCCTGGAAATGCTCCATTGGTAGTAGGGCAGCTACTTGATGATGAGTGCCCAGAAGATTTCATCAAGGGTTTGATCTTGTCGGTCCGTTCTCTTCTCCCTGTTGAGCCACTGGTTGATGAATGCGAGAAGAG GAATCGACTACGGTTACTTACACAATTCCTGGAGCACTTGGTGAGCGAGGGTAGTCAAGATGTGCATGTCCACAATGCTCTTGGAAAAATTATCATTGATAGCAACAACAATCCTGAGCATTTCCTGACTACCAACCCGTTCTATGACTCCCGTGTGGTGGGTAAATACTGTGAAAAGAGGGATCCTACGCTAGCCGTTGTTGCTTACAGACGTGGACAGTGCGATGAAGAACTTATCAACGTTACCAACAAAAATTCGTTGTTCAAGCTGCAAGCTAG GTATGTGGTTGAAAGAATGGATGGCGATCTGTGGGATAAAGTTCTACAGCCTGAAAATGAATATAGAAGGCAATTCATTGACCAAGTGGTGTCTACCGCATTGCCAGAAAGCAAGAGTCCTGAACAAGTTTCTgctgctgttaaggctttcatgaCAGCTGACCTCCCTCATGAACTGATAGAACTTCTTGAAAAGATTGTCCTTCAGAACTCTGCGTTCAGTGGAAACTTTAATCTTCAGAATCTGCTCATCTTGACAGCCATCAAGGCGGACTCATCTAGAGTCATGGACTATGTTAACAGACTTGATAACTTTGATGGTCCTGCTGTCGGAGAAGTGGCTGTTGAAGCACAACTCTATGAGGAGGCCTTTGCCATATTCAAGAAGTTCAACTTGAATGTGCAGGCTGTCAATGTTCTGTTGGATAACATCCGAAGCATTGAAAGAGCTGAAGAGTTCGCTTTCCGTGTTGAAGAAGATGCTGTTTGGAGCCAGGTTGCCAAGGCCCAGCTGCGTGAAGGTCTAGTTAGCGAAGCAATCGAATCATTCATCCGTGCAGATGACGTGACACACTTCCTTGATGTCATTCGTGCTGCTGAGGAAGCAAATGTTTACCATGATTTAGTTAAGTACTTGCTGATGGTAAGGCAAAAGGCAAGGGAGCCCAAAGTTGATGGTGAACTCATCTTCGCATATGCTAAGACTGATAGGCTCAGTGACATTGAAGAGTTCATTCTGATGCCAAATGTCGCGAATCTCCAAAATGTTGGTGACCGTTTGTTTGACGAAGAGCTTTACGAAGCCGCAAAGATCATCTATGCCTTCATCTCAAACTGGGCCAAGCTGGCTGTCACCCTGGTCAGGCTGAAGCAGTTCCAAAGTGCTGTAGATGCTGCCCGTAAAGCTAACAGTGCTAAAACATGGAAGGAAGTCTGCTTTGCTTGTGTTGATGCTGAGGAGTTCCGTCTAGCACAAATCTGTGGCCTCAATATTATCGTCCAG GTTGATGACTTGGAGGAAGTCAGCGAATACTACCAGAACAGAGGGTGCTTCAATGAGCTTATTTCCCTTATGGAGAGTGGTCTTGGACTTGAACGGGCACATATGGGCATCTTTACAGAACTGGGAGTTCTCTATGCTAGATACCGCCCTGAAAAGCTCATGGAACACATCAAACTGTTCTCCACCCGTCTCAACATTCCTAAGCTTATCCGTGCTTGTGATGAACAGCAGCACTGGAAAGAGCTTACATACCTATACATCCAATATGATGAATTTGACAATGCTGCCACAACTATCATGAACCACTCACCAGATGCGTGGGAACATATGCAATTTAAGGATGTTTGTGTGAAGATTGCAAACGTTGAGATATATTACAAGGCAGTGCACTTCTATTTGCAAGAACACCCTGATCTCATCAACGATCTTCTCAATGTGCTTGCGCTTCGTTTGGATCATACAAGAGTTGTAGACATAATGCGCAAG GCTGGTCAGTTGCATCTTGTGAAACCGTACATGGTTGCAGTTCAGAGTAACAATGTCTCTGCCGTCAATGAGGCTTTGAATGAGCTATATGTCGAAGAGGAGGACTACGAGAGGCTCCGTGAATCTGTGGACATGCATGATAACTTTGATCAGATTGGTCTTGCCCAGAAG CTTGAGAAGCATGAATTGCTTGAGATGAGGAGGATAGCTGCCTACATTTACAAGAAGGCTGGCAGATGGAAGCAATCAATTGCATTGTCGAAGAAAGATAACATGTACAAGGATTGCATGGAGACATGCTCACAGTCTGGTGATCGTGAGCTCTCGGAGGACTTGCTTGTCTATTTTATCGAGCAG GGAAAGAAAGAATGTTTTGCTTcctgcctcttcatttgctacgaCTTGATTCGTGCGGATGTTGCTCTTGAGCTTGCATGGACGAATAACATGCTTGACTTCGCTTTCCCCTATCTGTTACAG TTCATCCGTGAGTACACGAGCAAGGTAGATGATTTAGTGAAGGACAGGATTGAATCACAGAAGGAAGAAAAGGCCAAGGAGAGTGAAGAGAAGGAACTAGTTGCTCAGCAG AACATGTACGCTCAATTGCTTCCTCTCGCCTTGCCTGCTCCGCCCGGTATGATGGGTGGTCCACCTCCAATGGGCGGTATGGGCATGCCTCCGATGGGTGGAATGGGTATGCCGCCTATGGGTCCTGGTCCGATGCCAGCATATGGGATGCCTCCAATGGGAAGCTACTGA